One genomic segment of Helicobacter enhydrae includes these proteins:
- a CDS encoding glycosyltransferase family 2 protein produces the protein MSLVSIIVPIYNVAPYLKECLDSLVNQTYPHLEIILINDGSTDESEAIAKTYIQDSRFTLISQENGGLSKARNVGMRQASGEFIAFVDSDDYLSNGYIDEMLKTLTTHQADFVCNDNIAYFSETQQPEIQPTRKESIQVCTPSSSNIVFGGAVWRFLFATEFLKRCGVEFLEGKIYEDEAFLYMIAPQASSFVRFFGMPYFYRRRSDSIMATHANFRSYDLLDVFEAIYLCYQDRGYLKDFQPPYHFLTHASIGYKNDKEYLKRAKLLAQKHRIILTPPPRLFVKLKAFYKNKINAFRLKLHKWISA, from the coding sequence ATGAGTTTGGTAAGCATAATTGTCCCTATCTACAATGTCGCCCCCTATTTGAAAGAATGCCTTGATTCTTTGGTCAATCAAACCTATCCACATCTTGAGATTATCCTAATCAATGACGGAAGCACCGATGAAAGCGAAGCTATCGCAAAAACATATATCCAAGATTCACGCTTCACCCTTATCTCTCAAGAAAACGGAGGCTTGAGTAAAGCAAGAAATGTCGGAATGCGACAAGCAAGTGGGGAGTTTATCGCCTTTGTCGATAGTGATGATTATTTATCAAATGGCTACATTGATGAAATGCTAAAAACTCTCACCACACATCAAGCCGATTTTGTCTGCAATGATAATATTGCTTATTTTTCAGAAACCCAACAGCCAGAGATCCAACCCACTCGCAAAGAATCGATCCAAGTTTGCACACCTAGTTCTTCCAATATCGTATTTGGGGGGGCAGTTTGGAGATTTTTGTTTGCAACGGAGTTTTTGAAACGATGTGGGGTGGAGTTTTTGGAAGGCAAGATTTATGAAGATGAAGCGTTTTTGTATATGATTGCCCCACAAGCCTCTTCTTTTGTGCGTTTTTTTGGAATGCCCTATTTCTATCGACGACGCAGTGATAGCATTATGGCAACACACGCAAATTTCAGAAGTTATGATTTGCTCGATGTCTTTGAAGCTATTTATCTTTGTTATCAAGATAGGGGCTATCTCAAAGATTTTCAACCGCCTTATCACTTTTTGACTCACGCATCGATAGGTTACAAAAACGACAAAGAATACCTCAAGCGTGCCAAACTTTTGGCTCAAAAGCATCGTATTATTCTCACCCCCCCCCCGAGACTTTTTGTCAAACTCAAGGCTTTTTACAAAAATAAAATCAATGCTTTTAGATTAAAATTGCACAAATGGATTTCAGCATAA
- a CDS encoding alpha/beta hydrolase, protein MQKEHLSFQSDFGEIVYSVYCPQTPNNILIQIAHGMIEERSKYEAFATFLCLQGYTIAVSDHRGHGESIGGKSGDYEVGFGEMGENGFERAVQDLLTLTKILKQRFNPKHFVLFGHSMGSLLSRRYLQLYEAELDALILMGTPSPNFFASLGSKICKKLEAFKYDKVGTKLMNLASVVGFNREFKRRDPLNPHYAWLTRDLEGAKAYQQREDYNFSFTLNSFGGLFAGLHQVFSTYPNAKRLDLPILFLSGDDDPCGEFGNGAHKAYKHLVSQGYHCVQLRLYSGARHELLLETNKTQVMREIKEWLDGVFAQN, encoded by the coding sequence ATGCAAAAAGAACATTTGAGCTTTCAGAGTGATTTTGGAGAGATTGTCTATAGTGTGTATTGCCCCCAAACTCCCAACAATATCCTTATCCAAATCGCTCATGGAATGATTGAGGAGAGAAGCAAATACGAAGCCTTTGCGACTTTTTTGTGTTTGCAGGGCTACACGATTGCAGTGAGCGATCATCGCGGACACGGAGAAAGCATAGGTGGGAAAAGTGGTGATTATGAGGTGGGGTTTGGAGAGATGGGGGAAAATGGCTTTGAAAGGGCGGTGCAGGATTTGCTCACGCTTACCAAGATTCTCAAACAACGCTTCAATCCCAAGCATTTCGTTCTTTTTGGGCATTCGATGGGCTCGTTGCTTTCAAGACGCTATTTGCAACTCTACGAAGCAGAGCTAGATGCGTTGATTCTGATGGGGACGCCCTCGCCCAACTTCTTTGCCTCATTGGGCTCTAAGATTTGCAAAAAATTAGAGGCATTCAAATACGACAAAGTCGGCACAAAGCTTATGAATCTAGCTAGTGTCGTGGGCTTCAATCGTGAATTCAAACGCAGAGATCCCCTCAATCCCCACTATGCTTGGCTCACAAGAGATTTGGAAGGAGCCAAAGCTTATCAGCAAAGAGAGGATTATAATTTTTCTTTCACACTCAATTCTTTTGGGGGGCTATTTGCTGGACTGCATCAAGTTTTCTCCACCTATCCCAACGCAAAACGCTTGGATCTCCCTATTTTGTTTTTGAGTGGAGATGATGATCCTTGTGGAGAGTTTGGAAATGGTGCACACAAAGCCTACAAACACCTTGTTTCTCAAGGCTATCATTGTGTCCAATTACGCCTTTATAGCGGTGCAAGGCACGAACTTCTTTTGGAAACCAACAAAACTCAAGTGATGAGAGAAATCAAAGAATGGCTTGATGGGGTGTTTGCTCAAAACTAA
- the rpsR gene encoding 30S ribosomal protein S18: MEKKKYSKRYCRYTEAKIEFIDYKDIDMLKYSLSERYKIMPRRLTGNTKKWQERVEKAIKRARHMALIPYIVDRKKVVENPFKLS, encoded by the coding sequence CTATTGCCGATACACTGAAGCAAAGATTGAGTTTATCGACTACAAAGACATCGATATGCTCAAATACTCTCTCTCAGAGCGTTACAAAATTATGCCAAGACGCCTAACAGGCAATACGAAAAAATGGCAAGAACGCGTAGAAAAAGCGATCAAAAGAGCAAGACACATGGCTCTGATTCCTTATATCGTTGATCGCAAAAAAGTGGTTGAAAATCCATTTAAACTTTCATAA